A single genomic interval of Leptospira dzoumogneensis harbors:
- a CDS encoding nucleoside-diphosphate kinase: MARTFIMIKPDGVKNKHVGDILQRIEKEGFKILGLKYLKLSLEDAKQFYKVHSARPFYNDLCSYMSSGPIVAAALERDNAVQHWRDVIGATDPKEAAAGTIRALFAESKEANAVHGSDSDDNAALEISFFFKGNELF, translated from the coding sequence ATGGCTAGAACATTTATCATGATCAAACCCGACGGAGTGAAAAACAAACATGTCGGCGATATCCTACAAAGGATCGAAAAAGAAGGATTCAAAATTTTAGGACTTAAATATCTGAAACTTTCCCTGGAAGACGCAAAACAATTCTATAAAGTGCATTCCGCTCGCCCTTTCTATAATGACCTTTGCAGCTATATGTCTTCCGGACCGATCGTTGCAGCCGCTTTAGAAAGAGACAATGCAGTTCAACATTGGAGAGACGTGATCGGAGCTACCGATCCTAAAGAAGCTGCTGCAGGCACTATCAGAGCGCTATTTGCAGAAAGCAAAGAAGCAAATGCTGTGCACGGTTCCGACTCGGATGATAACGCTGCATTAGAGATCAGCTTCTTCTTCAAAGGAAACGAACTGTTCTAA
- a CDS encoding molybdopterin-dependent oxidoreductase: MESIRDKPGYSATEMFENLKNGKMKAIWIVCTNPTVSLPDARTVEAGLRNAELVVVQDISNRHESIPFAHYVLPAAGWTEKQGTMTNSDRRITYLPKIFNPPGDAKADTWILTEFAEKMG; encoded by the coding sequence GTGGAATCTATTCGGGATAAGCCTGGTTATTCCGCTACGGAGATGTTCGAAAATCTCAAAAATGGAAAGATGAAAGCCATTTGGATCGTTTGTACGAATCCAACAGTAAGTCTTCCGGATGCAAGAACTGTAGAGGCCGGACTTAGGAACGCTGAACTAGTAGTTGTCCAAGATATTTCAAATCGCCATGAATCTATTCCATTTGCTCATTATGTTCTTCCCGCTGCAGGTTGGACGGAAAAGCAAGGTACCATGACCAACTCGGATAGAAGGATAACGTATCTTCCTAAAATTTTCAATCCGCCCGGAGATGCAAAGGCTGATACCTGGATACTAACGGAGTTTGCGGAAAAGATGGG
- a CDS encoding ACP S-malonyltransferase — translation MAVANFLNEAKAQGNKLFLQFGGQGSPWLKELSKLYETDPSLKELFDTAFKALAEEVPSLRKEIISQGYDFESWIKNPESAPDENYLCSATVSIVGIFLTQTANYVSLVNKGFTTSELIANAAGATGHSQGIIPAVLIALGKEGADFYKEYVKFLKFVLYLGYRAQELYGIFNPSEEVLKGNEEIGDKQPAPMVAVIGYSAAELSERVQKTNSELGLSGTKAIYVSLFNTPDSNIVSGNPEALLAFRKKFKAEMDEKKVKFVYLRTTAPFHCPIMDESEKTVPKDMERIGFSYKGSDLKIPVYSIFDGRNYQNEADISLPLFREVLIKALYWDKATTTFVKTPKLVGIDFGPSVVSQKLTQANLGTSENKIYSASSPKDIKVLLA, via the coding sequence ATGGCAGTAGCAAACTTTTTGAACGAAGCAAAAGCTCAAGGCAATAAACTATTTTTGCAATTTGGGGGCCAAGGTTCTCCTTGGTTGAAGGAACTTTCTAAACTTTACGAAACAGATCCTTCTTTAAAAGAATTGTTTGATACAGCATTCAAAGCTCTAGCGGAAGAAGTTCCTAGCTTAAGAAAAGAAATCATCTCCCAAGGATATGATTTCGAATCCTGGATCAAAAACCCGGAATCTGCTCCGGACGAAAACTATCTCTGCAGTGCTACGGTTTCCATCGTAGGTATTTTCCTCACACAAACGGCAAATTACGTCTCTTTAGTTAATAAAGGTTTCACCACTTCCGAACTTATCGCAAACGCTGCAGGAGCAACCGGCCATAGCCAAGGGATCATTCCCGCAGTATTGATCGCATTAGGAAAAGAAGGCGCAGACTTCTACAAAGAATACGTTAAATTTTTGAAATTCGTTCTATATCTTGGATACAGAGCTCAGGAACTTTACGGAATTTTTAATCCTTCCGAAGAAGTCCTAAAAGGCAACGAAGAGATCGGAGACAAACAACCTGCTCCAATGGTTGCGGTCATCGGTTACAGCGCTGCCGAACTTTCGGAAAGAGTCCAAAAAACAAACTCTGAACTTGGACTTAGCGGAACTAAAGCAATTTATGTTTCCCTATTCAATACTCCTGATTCAAATATCGTTTCCGGAAATCCGGAAGCTCTTCTTGCTTTCCGCAAAAAGTTCAAAGCTGAGATGGATGAGAAAAAAGTAAAATTCGTCTACCTAAGAACTACTGCACCTTTCCATTGCCCTATTATGGACGAGTCCGAAAAGACCGTTCCAAAAGATATGGAAAGGATCGGATTCAGCTATAAAGGTTCCGATCTAAAGATCCCTGTTTATTCTATCTTTGATGGAAGAAACTACCAAAACGAAGCGGACATCAGCTTACCTCTATTCAGAGAAGTTCTGATCAAAGCTCTTTATTGGGATAAAGCAACCACTACTTTTGTTAAAACTCCTAAGTTAGTCGGTATCGATTTTGGACCAAGCGTTGTTTCTCAAAAACTGACCCAAGCAAACTTGGGAACTTCCGAAAACAAAATTTACAGCGCATCCAGCCCGAAAGACATCAAGGTACTTTTGGCTTAA
- a CDS encoding ABC transporter ATP-binding protein encodes MIKVRNLSKFYGEKLAIDRLNFELKEGEIVGLLGLNGAGKTTTIRILTGYLMATDGLCEFNGLNTFEHPIDVKKKIGYLPETPPLYPELTVTEYLTFASRIKQISEEDISSELDRVLGLTDLTQVKDKVIETLSLGFRKRVGIAQAILGNPEIIIMDEPISGLDPKQIVEIRNLIHGLKEKHTILLSSHILPEVYKTCNRFLFLHKGRLVYQCDRQELEREMENLSGLEVTLSGKSRSETESYLNGVASKSGATFKFVGEDPVGSTFLINTSSERKFKEELYSGISSSGILPEFIRKQDVTLEQIFMNKV; translated from the coding sequence ATGATAAAAGTAAGGAACCTTTCCAAATTTTACGGAGAGAAATTAGCCATTGATCGTCTGAATTTCGAACTCAAAGAGGGAGAAATTGTAGGCTTACTTGGCCTTAATGGTGCAGGAAAAACAACCACGATCCGGATACTCACCGGTTATCTGATGGCAACCGATGGATTATGCGAGTTCAACGGGCTGAACACATTCGAACATCCTATTGATGTGAAGAAGAAGATAGGTTATCTTCCGGAAACTCCTCCTCTTTATCCGGAATTGACCGTAACAGAGTATCTCACGTTTGCTTCTAGGATCAAACAGATCTCCGAAGAAGATATTTCTTCCGAATTGGATCGTGTTTTAGGTCTTACGGATCTTACCCAAGTAAAAGATAAAGTGATCGAGACACTTTCTCTCGGGTTCAGAAAAAGAGTAGGGATCGCACAGGCTATATTAGGAAATCCTGAAATTATCATTATGGACGAACCTATTTCGGGACTGGATCCGAAACAAATAGTAGAAATCCGTAATCTAATCCATGGCTTGAAAGAAAAACATACGATCCTTCTTTCCAGTCATATTCTTCCTGAAGTTTATAAAACCTGTAATCGATTCCTTTTCTTACATAAAGGAAGATTGGTTTACCAATGTGACCGCCAGGAATTGGAAAGAGAGATGGAAAATCTTTCCGGTCTCGAAGTGACCTTATCCGGAAAATCCAGATCTGAAACCGAATCCTATCTGAATGGTGTTGCGAGCAAGTCAGGCGCGACATTCAAATTCGTGGGAGAAGATCCGGTAGGTTCCACTTTTCTGATAAACACTTCCTCCGAAAGGAAGTTTAAAGAAGAATTATATTCCGGAATTTCTTCCTCCGGTATCCTGCCTGAATTTATTCGTAAGCAGGATGTGACCTTAGAACAAATCTTTATGAACAAGGTTTAA
- the coaD gene encoding pantetheine-phosphate adenylyltransferase has translation MTRIAVYPGSFDPLTRGHLDILQRSVGLFDKVIIGVAVNSNKSLLFSIEERIDFIREATKGWENLEIDTFEGLTVDYCKKRGAKSIIRGLRAVTDFDYEYAISLMNRKLAPEVETIFLMSSNDYSFVSSTIVKEVARHGRDVSAQVPDHVSKALLKKLYHK, from the coding sequence ATGACAAGAATTGCTGTTTATCCCGGCTCCTTCGATCCTTTAACTAGAGGACATTTGGATATTCTCCAAAGGTCAGTAGGTCTATTCGACAAAGTGATCATCGGTGTCGCGGTAAACTCCAATAAAAGTCTTCTATTTTCCATCGAAGAAAGGATAGATTTCATCAGAGAAGCGACTAAAGGCTGGGAAAATCTGGAAATAGACACTTTCGAAGGACTGACAGTGGACTATTGCAAAAAGAGAGGAGCCAAAAGTATCATCAGAGGACTTAGAGCGGTCACTGACTTTGATTACGAATATGCGATTTCTCTAATGAATAGAAAACTTGCTCCCGAAGTGGAGACAATTTTCCTGATGTCCTCCAACGATTACTCTTTCGTATCTTCTACCATAGTAAAAGAAGTGGCGAGACACGGAAGGGACGTATCTGCTCAGGTGCCGGATCACGTCAGTAAAGCATTACTTAAAAAATTATACCACAAGTAA
- a CDS encoding ABC transporter permease has product MFRNIKWIFWKEVRVFFGTYLAPLVLGGTAFLNSLFVLILNFNSGTNYTETTIITFISFMSTMLIAMLIVAMGSITEEKNRGTLEFLFTAPISDMEIVVGKFLFGTFVCAIISIAVDGLFPLFLYFFWKAPLYIVASGTIGVFLLGLFTFAVGLFGSSLGKNQMISLLISIAILLTLWVIGYFSHLFDAATRSVLFHLHIFTHFISFSKGVLPLSSTVFFISGTIFFLYLTVKVLESRRWRG; this is encoded by the coding sequence ATGTTTCGAAATATTAAATGGATCTTCTGGAAAGAAGTCAGGGTATTTTTTGGTACCTATTTGGCTCCTTTGGTTTTAGGCGGGACTGCGTTCTTAAATTCATTATTCGTATTGATCTTGAATTTTAACTCAGGAACGAATTACACCGAAACTACAATCATCACTTTTATCTCCTTCATGAGCACAATGCTCATCGCGATGTTGATCGTTGCAATGGGCTCGATTACTGAAGAAAAAAACAGAGGAACGTTGGAGTTCCTATTTACCGCTCCAATTTCGGATATGGAGATCGTAGTAGGTAAATTCTTATTCGGGACTTTCGTTTGTGCGATCATCTCCATCGCGGTGGACGGATTATTTCCGCTTTTTCTTTATTTCTTCTGGAAGGCTCCGTTATACATAGTTGCCTCCGGAACGATCGGAGTATTCTTACTCGGGTTATTTACTTTTGCAGTAGGATTGTTCGGATCCAGTTTGGGAAAAAACCAAATGATCTCCCTTTTGATCTCGATCGCGATCTTGCTAACACTTTGGGTGATCGGATACTTCTCCCATTTATTCGATGCTGCAACAAGAAGTGTTTTGTTCCACTTGCATATATTCACTCACTTTATCAGTTTTTCGAAAGGAGTGCTTCCTTTGAGCAGTACCGTTTTCTTTATCAGCGGGACGATCTTCTTTTTGTATCTGACCGTAAAAGTTTTGGAATCTAGGAGATGGAGAGGATGA
- a CDS encoding FAD-dependent oxidoreductase: MGFGPSFNYKNEEEVFLEHCLLTKGTNLDIGGLDYSILQERRSVQWPFPSKDHKGTPRLFSDGKFYRPNGKAKIHSVEPEDTSEKTSENFPLILTTGRIRDQWHTMTRTGKVRKLKEHKKEPYLEIHPIDAKEREIIESQIVEVKNERGSVRVRATITESIRQGTVFLPMHWGRKNGNDEARANNLTSSKFDPFSKQPGFKISAVEVLPYKKPKEKILIIGGGNGTLAFLRKFRAISTEDEITVLCKEEHPFYNRILLPDLISGEKQFSQLSAVSEEEIQSWNIEVKSSISVSEILPEGKKVRDSQGNLYSYNKLIIATGSRPSIPKCIPEKMLGIFSLRSKNDADRIKGFFVPNTHALIVGGGLLGLELAAALRTLNVNVTVLVRTDRLMSKQLDEISGEILRKEVEARGIQILFDTEISKVYGSERLESVKFRDGSSIRPDGIVFAVGTVPNLELAKEAGINCKSGILVNDFLQSSDPDIYAIGEVAEHSTGMYGTVAATEEQAEFAAWHMYGYKIGSYSGSMHSNLLKIPGLELVSLRLPEVPMDEAGPEYEEIVFFDKRKGRYKKCIIKGDRLVGAILVGDKSEFSEFKAMISSGIELGDKRDRLLTGSSPLKPPIGALVCSCNGVGKGNIEEEIRNGVCDLKTISEKTGAGTGCGSCKPEILKILRESGAVAPA, from the coding sequence ATGGGATTTGGTCCTTCTTTCAATTATAAGAATGAAGAAGAAGTTTTTCTAGAACATTGCCTTCTGACTAAAGGCACAAATCTGGATATTGGAGGTTTGGATTATTCTATCTTACAAGAAAGAAGGTCGGTGCAATGGCCTTTCCCTTCTAAGGATCATAAAGGAACTCCAAGATTATTTTCCGATGGAAAGTTTTATCGTCCGAATGGAAAAGCAAAAATACATTCCGTTGAGCCGGAAGATACCTCCGAGAAAACGAGCGAAAATTTTCCTCTTATCTTAACGACGGGCAGGATCAGAGACCAATGGCATACAATGACCCGCACCGGAAAGGTAAGAAAGCTTAAGGAGCATAAAAAGGAACCTTATCTAGAGATACATCCGATTGATGCGAAAGAAAGAGAGATCATAGAATCCCAGATCGTAGAAGTGAAAAACGAAAGAGGAAGTGTTCGAGTCAGAGCTACGATCACGGAAAGTATCCGACAAGGAACCGTATTCTTACCGATGCATTGGGGAAGAAAGAACGGAAACGATGAAGCAAGAGCGAATAACCTTACAAGCTCTAAGTTTGATCCATTTTCCAAACAGCCCGGTTTTAAAATTTCAGCGGTAGAAGTTCTTCCTTATAAAAAACCTAAGGAAAAGATCCTGATCATAGGAGGAGGCAACGGAACTCTTGCCTTTCTTAGAAAGTTCAGAGCGATCTCTACTGAGGATGAGATCACAGTATTATGTAAGGAAGAACATCCTTTTTATAACAGAATTCTATTGCCGGATCTGATCAGCGGAGAAAAACAATTTTCCCAATTATCTGCTGTGAGTGAAGAAGAGATACAATCTTGGAATATAGAAGTTAAATCGTCTATTTCCGTTTCGGAGATACTTCCGGAGGGGAAGAAGGTTAGAGATTCCCAAGGTAATTTATATTCTTATAATAAACTGATCATTGCAACTGGAAGCAGACCTTCTATCCCTAAATGCATTCCGGAGAAAATGTTGGGAATTTTCAGTCTTCGTTCCAAAAACGATGCGGATCGGATCAAAGGTTTTTTTGTTCCGAACACTCATGCTTTGATAGTAGGCGGAGGATTACTAGGTTTAGAACTTGCAGCCGCATTAAGAACTTTAAATGTAAATGTAACCGTTCTTGTGAGAACGGATCGGTTGATGTCCAAACAGTTGGACGAGATCTCAGGAGAAATTTTAAGAAAAGAAGTAGAAGCAAGAGGAATTCAGATCTTATTCGATACTGAAATTTCTAAAGTGTATGGAAGTGAAAGACTGGAAAGTGTCAAGTTCAGGGACGGTTCCAGTATTCGCCCCGACGGGATCGTATTTGCAGTAGGTACAGTTCCGAATTTGGAATTAGCTAAAGAAGCAGGGATCAATTGTAAGTCCGGGATTTTAGTGAACGACTTCTTACAATCAAGCGATCCGGATATTTACGCAATCGGAGAAGTCGCCGAACATTCTACTGGAATGTATGGAACTGTTGCGGCTACGGAAGAGCAGGCCGAGTTTGCTGCATGGCATATGTATGGATATAAGATCGGATCTTATTCAGGATCCATGCATTCGAATCTTCTTAAGATCCCTGGTTTGGAATTGGTATCATTGAGACTGCCAGAGGTTCCGATGGATGAGGCAGGTCCAGAATATGAAGAGATTGTATTCTTCGATAAAAGAAAAGGCCGTTATAAAAAATGTATCATCAAAGGAGATCGTTTGGTTGGGGCGATCTTAGTGGGAGACAAGTCGGAGTTTTCTGAATTCAAGGCGATGATCTCTTCCGGTATAGAGTTAGGAGATAAGAGAGATAGACTTTTGACCGGATCTTCTCCGCTTAAACCCCCGATAGGTGCATTGGTATGTTCTTGTAATGGAGTAGGAAAAGGTAATATAGAAGAAGAGATCCGAAATGGTGTCTGCGATCTTAAAACAATTTCTGAAAAGACAGGAGCGGGGACAGGTTGTGGGAGTTGTAAACCTGAGATACTGAAAATTTTAAGAGAGTCCGGAGCGGTCGCCCCGGCTTAA
- a CDS encoding argininosuccinate synthase has translation MAAQKNIKKIVLAYSGGLDTSVILTWLKETYGCEVVAFTADVGQKEELTGLEEKGIKTGASKVYIEDLRLEFARDFIYPAIQGNAIYEMRYLLGTSLARPLIAKAMAEVGKKEGADAFAHGATGKGNDQVRFELAFKSLAPEKEIIAPWRTWSFGGRADLIEYAKSKGIPVPVTASKPYSMDRNLMHISYEGGILEDPYREPNEDMFLLTVSPEKAPDSPEYVELDFVEGNCVAVNGKKLNPYEVVDTLNTIGGKHGIGRVDIVENRLVGIKSRGVYETPGGTILFHAHRDLESITIDRDTQHHKDKLSVELAELIYNGHWFSSRMAAVRAFISETQRFVTGTVKVKLYKGNCIIVGRKSSVSLYNPEMATFEKEELYNQKDAEGFINLYGLPAKEAARLRKK, from the coding sequence ATGGCGGCTCAAAAGAACATAAAGAAAATCGTATTAGCATATTCCGGCGGATTGGACACATCCGTAATTCTTACCTGGCTAAAGGAAACCTATGGCTGCGAAGTGGTAGCATTTACCGCTGACGTGGGTCAAAAAGAAGAGCTTACCGGCCTGGAAGAAAAAGGGATCAAGACCGGAGCCTCCAAAGTTTATATAGAAGATCTTCGTTTAGAATTCGCAAGGGACTTTATCTACCCTGCCATCCAAGGAAACGCGATCTACGAGATGAGATACTTGCTCGGGACTTCTTTAGCAAGACCATTGATCGCAAAAGCAATGGCAGAAGTTGGTAAGAAAGAAGGAGCAGATGCATTCGCTCACGGCGCAACAGGAAAAGGGAACGACCAAGTTCGTTTCGAATTAGCGTTCAAATCACTCGCTCCTGAAAAAGAAATTATAGCTCCTTGGAGGACCTGGTCCTTCGGAGGAAGAGCAGACCTGATAGAATATGCAAAATCAAAAGGTATCCCGGTACCTGTAACTGCTTCCAAACCTTATTCCATGGACAGGAACCTAATGCATATCTCTTACGAAGGTGGAATATTAGAAGATCCTTATAGAGAACCGAATGAGGACATGTTCCTTCTAACGGTTTCTCCGGAGAAGGCGCCGGATTCTCCCGAGTATGTAGAACTCGATTTCGTAGAAGGGAACTGCGTAGCGGTGAACGGAAAAAAACTCAATCCTTACGAGGTTGTGGACACTCTAAATACGATCGGTGGAAAACACGGGATCGGAAGAGTGGACATAGTAGAGAACAGACTTGTAGGAATTAAATCCAGAGGAGTATATGAAACTCCAGGCGGAACAATCCTATTCCATGCACATAGAGACTTGGAATCCATTACGATCGACAGAGATACGCAGCATCATAAAGATAAATTGTCCGTAGAACTTGCAGAGTTGATCTATAACGGACATTGGTTCTCTTCCAGAATGGCTGCAGTAAGAGCATTCATCTCTGAAACCCAAAGATTCGTGACTGGAACAGTAAAAGTGAAACTATATAAAGGAAACTGCATCATCGTAGGAAGAAAATCCTCCGTTTCACTTTACAATCCGGAAATGGCAACCTTCGAAAAAGAAGAGTTATACAACCAAAAAGATGCCGAAGGTTTTATCAATCTATACGGATTACCTGCAAAAGAAGCGGCAAGGCTGAGAAAAAAATGA
- a CDS encoding DUF2779 domain-containing protein, whose protein sequence is MDSVPKLLRTSIRRLSFLFPETLRRKLLFDVLAPYREKELPLLGRSAFQTGQYCELQFWKFLKEPHPEFDISNQFISPKQKALLKDIAGNLFPDIKHAGYKDPKTRSYLDSKQPVKGACVRTKFFDTRADFLIPGEEGWQVIIIKASSSAKRNHISELSFIRMVLEEAGYKVNSTQVWTVNSEYSYTGTEIDPNRLFHKKDCSKETLANLEQTKEKAYNLLEVLEKDKIPSITFSKHCDHPRNCIHPESCYSDSPPGDLFTLREGKELTLTLWNQGIRNLSEVEPDSEFTHRQKIQVETVKTGKEYLDKDSLLSYLNHLKFPLYCLDFETINPPVPVYKDTHPFQHVPFLYSLHVIRKDLKEKPEEYTYLDDHDKDPRLGILESLSSHIKPGGTILAFNDSFEKRCLKESVQAYPKFKEWFQSIEPDFSDLAKPFWDYDYYHPAQEGTTSLKVVLPVLTGANYKELTINAGHIANSEFLRIKTENVSDQERRRVESDLIAYCKMDTYALILILRALAEKLNWTGKL, encoded by the coding sequence ATGGATTCGGTTCCTAAATTACTAAGAACCTCGATTCGGCGGTTGTCTTTTCTCTTTCCGGAAACACTCAGACGAAAACTTTTATTCGATGTTTTGGCACCCTACAGGGAAAAAGAACTTCCTCTCTTAGGAAGATCCGCTTTCCAAACGGGCCAGTATTGTGAATTACAATTTTGGAAATTTCTAAAAGAGCCTCATCCCGAATTCGATATTTCCAATCAGTTCATTTCTCCCAAACAAAAAGCCTTACTCAAAGACATTGCAGGTAATCTTTTTCCGGATATAAAACATGCAGGATACAAAGATCCAAAAACCAGATCTTATCTAGATTCAAAACAACCGGTAAAAGGCGCTTGTGTCAGAACAAAATTTTTCGATACAAGAGCGGACTTTCTAATTCCCGGAGAAGAAGGCTGGCAGGTCATTATTATCAAAGCATCTTCTTCCGCTAAAAGAAATCATATCTCGGAGCTTTCTTTTATCAGAATGGTTTTGGAAGAAGCAGGATATAAGGTAAACTCGACCCAAGTATGGACCGTAAATTCAGAATATTCGTATACGGGAACCGAAATAGATCCGAATCGACTATTTCACAAAAAGGATTGCAGCAAGGAAACTTTGGCGAATCTAGAACAGACCAAAGAAAAAGCGTACAATCTTCTAGAAGTATTAGAAAAAGATAAAATTCCTTCTATAACCTTCTCCAAACATTGTGATCACCCTAGGAATTGTATCCATCCGGAATCCTGTTATTCGGATTCTCCTCCAGGAGACCTGTTTACATTAAGAGAAGGAAAAGAACTCACTCTCACTCTTTGGAACCAAGGGATCCGAAATTTATCCGAAGTGGAACCGGATTCCGAATTTACTCACCGCCAAAAGATACAAGTAGAAACCGTAAAAACAGGAAAAGAATATTTGGACAAAGATTCTCTTTTATCTTACCTAAATCATTTAAAGTTTCCTTTATATTGTTTGGATTTCGAGACGATCAATCCCCCTGTGCCCGTTTACAAGGATACACATCCTTTCCAGCATGTTCCTTTTTTATATTCTTTGCATGTGATCCGAAAAGATCTAAAAGAAAAGCCGGAAGAATATACCTACTTGGATGATCATGATAAGGACCCAAGGCTTGGGATCTTAGAATCACTTTCTTCCCATATCAAACCGGGCGGCACAATCCTCGCATTCAATGATAGTTTCGAAAAACGTTGTTTGAAAGAATCCGTCCAAGCTTATCCAAAGTTTAAGGAATGGTTCCAATCCATAGAACCTGATTTTTCGGATCTAGCAAAACCGTTTTGGGATTACGATTATTATCATCCTGCCCAAGAAGGGACCACTTCTTTAAAGGTTGTACTTCCTGTTCTGACGGGAGCGAATTACAAAGAACTTACGATCAACGCAGGTCATATCGCTAACTCCGAATTTTTAAGGATCAAAACGGAGAATGTTTCGGACCAGGAAAGAAGAAGAGTGGAGTCCGATCTGATCGCTTATTGTAAGATGGATACCTATGCTTTGATCCTGATCCTTAGGGCTTTAGCGGAGAAGTTAAACTGGACCGGAAAATTATAA